The DNA region ATTGATGCGATGCGTGTGGGTTCTCGCAGTGCAGGGATGGCGACGAAGACGAGCGCGGCGACGGCGGAGATTGGGAGTGCGATCCGGAGCGTGCGGCGGCGGCGGGCGGAGCGGGCGGCGTTGCGCGCGAAGGTGGCGGCGGGACCGGTGGACCAGTCGCCGTGATAGGTTTCGGCGAGGAGATGTTCGCGGTTATCGGATTTCGGTGTCATGGCGGAGGGATGTTTCGAGGAGACGACGGAGTTCGGCGCGGGCGCGGGTGAGGCGGGACTCGGCAGCCTTGGGTGAGATGGCGAGGCGGTCGGCGAGGGAGCGGACGTCGGTGCCGGAAAAATATTTGGCTTCGAGGAGGGCGCGGTCGTCGGGGGAAAGCCGGGCGAGGGCGGCGTCGAGCGCGGCGAGGGTGCGGTCGTCGTCTGCGGGGGCGGGTTCGTCGGAGAGTTTGTCGGAGGGATCGGCGTGGCGGCGCTGTAGGAGTTGCCAGAAGCTGCGGCGTTTGCGGAGGCAGTCGTGGAGGGCGGAGCGGGCGACGGTGCGGAGCCAGGCGGCGAACATGGTATCCGAGTCGCAGGGACGGACGTGGCGGGCGACGCGGAGGTAGGTTTGCTGGAGCGCTTCGGAGGCGAGGGCGTGGTCGCCGCGGGTGGTGGCGAGGAGCTGGCGGAAGAGCGCGGGACCGTAGTCGCGGTGGAAGGCCGCCCAAGCTGGGTCGTCGCCCCGGGCGAGCGCCGTGGTGAACGCACGCAGGTGAGGAACGTCCGATGGAGAACCGGACAACGTCGTGAGCACGGCGGAGGTGTCGGCGGCGTTGGAGACGTGGATCACTTACTCGCGGGAGGTTCGGGCGGTGGAGGTGTCGAGGGAGACGGTGTGGAAGGCGATGGTTGAGGCTTAAGTTTCTGACGGGCGTCACGGCGAGCGCGGACCTCGTCGGTGGCTTTCTGAATTTCTTCGGGGCTCATGAGCGGAGCGGCGGTTGCAGGGCGTGCGGGTGCGGCTGGGGGCGGTGTTGCGAAGGTCCCGAATTCCGGAAGGAGAACGACCTCAGGATCATTGGGGGTGGCGGCCGCCTGGCGGAGTTCGCGGCGGCGGCGGACTTCTTCGGCGACGGATTCCAGGCGACCGGCTTCGAAGGCGGCGTTGGTGCCGCGGGTTTTCGAGCGCATGCTGCCGAGAACGATGTCGGCGGTTTTGATGGCGGAGTCGGGGCCGTTGACCAGGAGCAGAGAGGTGCCGGGGTGGAATTTGATACGGAGATCTTCAGGTTTGTTATCGGGACGCAGTTCCCAGGCGGAGCGGATGGCTTGGGTGATCTGATCGACGGTGGTTTTC from Nibricoccus aquaticus includes:
- a CDS encoding RNA polymerase sigma factor, whose protein sequence is MIHVSNAADTSAVLTTLSGSPSDVPHLRAFTTALARGDDPAWAAFHRDYGPALFRQLLATTRGDHALASEALQQTYLRVARHVRPCDSDTMFAAWLRTVARSALHDCLRKRRSFWQLLQRRHADPSDKLSDEPAPADDDRTLAALDAALARLSPDDRALLEAKYFSGTDVRSLADRLAISPKAAESRLTRARAELRRLLETSLRHDTEIR